The segment CTCATTAACACACACATTACGAAGACACAAGCCATAATGAGCCTCCGTATATATCACCTCACTTCAAATTCCCAGAACTGATGTCCCTGGCAAAATCACAAGTGTCACTAAGACAAGTAACATAGTAGCCCAAAATTGTATTATTCTTTATATTAAGTGTTATCCCTAGACTTAATATATCATTAATTCAGTGAACAAGTATctgttgtgaaaattcatttgtCACCTGTCATTCTTGAACATCATCAAAACTGGACTAGATTCTGTGGACCAGCCAAAACCACCCCAAGGCAAAGTAACTAGATCACCAGAAATGTCACTGAGGTGACACTGTGTTTGTTTCCATAGGTCTTTCTCCCACAATATGCTACACATATGAATTTGCAGGTCATATAAGCTGTCTTCTATTTCCCACTCACTAGGCCCTATCAGGATGATGTTACTAATATAGTCGACAAACAGAACGTCAGCATAATATCCTGTAAGTTTGTGAGTGGACAGATCACTAAAGATTAAACTGTTTCACAAAAACCATGACCCAAAAGAGGATCTGTCACATAGGTGATAAAAAATTAGCTTTGAACAAGTAAATGCAAGATATAGTGAAGAATTTCTCTTTAAAACGTACAAGAGGAAactgaaattcttatttttaatatggtAGAATTATCAAAAGACATCATAAAGATAGAGAAAAAGATAAGTTACATACTGAGAGAAGATATTCACTACACATAAActaaagagagaataaaaatattgGCAAttgtaatacagaaaaatatataaatcaaaaaGTAAAATCAAGACAAAAAATCAGCAAGTCACATACAGACTTCTCAGAGAATGGAAAACAAGATTGAAATCAAAGAACATTCAGCTCCACTAGTTATCATgtaaatgcatattaaaattataataagaTATAGTTTCATACTTtcaagattaagaaaaaaaaatatgaaatctaAATATACCAAGTACTAGCAAGAATGAATACCAAAAAAGCTCTTTGttctatttaaagtgaaaactggtACAAACACTAGACCTTCAATATAGTTACAGATACATTATACGCAGTGGTCCAGCAGTTATTTTCCAGCAATCTACATAAATTCTGCACATATGTAGTTCATaccatgtataaaaatatacttaGCAGTTCTGCTTACATATGGGAAAAAAACTGTTAAACTCCTCAGGTATTGCTTGGAAAATGTTATCTGCTTTTTCACATCGTTGTTTAgtgtgaaagaagagagaagaaaccgagaaaaatggggagagaaagaaatgtgttttatttataaactagATATCACAGAACTTCTCAAAACACTGAGTAAACTATAGCCATTAAAATCAATGTTTTAAACACAATTTTTAGGCCAAAATGCTGTTGtgggattccatttatattagtTCAAAACAGGAATGAGCACagatataaaactataaaagaaaatctACGGGAGAGTTAACAGAAATTTCAGGatacaaatatatgtacgtatctgcattactgggacattgtgctatacaccagaaactgacacatcgtaactgatggtacttcaattaaaaaaaaaaaattccaatctCTCTCGCCAGAGATAACCACTACTGACATTTGGTGCATTTTTCATCTTCTGTACACGTTTTAACATAGCAGATAGAGCTCATACTCCTTAGGTGTAATCAAAACAACAACGAGATGTCATTTCACATCTATTAGGCTGGCTTTTATCAAAGAGACAACACATAACAAGTGCTggcaaaaatgtggagaaaagggaacccttgggcCCTATTGGTCAGAAagtaattggtgcagccattatggaaaacagtatagagattcctcaaaaaatcaaaaatagaactaccatatgatccagcaattccacctctggatatttagctgaagaaaacaaaaacactaactcaaaaggaCATGTGTATGCTCACTGCAGTATTGCgtacaatagccaaaatacagaaacaacctaagtgttcactaATGGATGCACAAATAAAgcatatgtgaaatatatatatatatatatacacaaacacacacacaatatggGAGGgttatagttcaagtggtagaatgcatgcttagcatgcacgaggtcctgggctcaatccccagtaccgcctctaaaagtaaatataaataagtaaacctaattacctcctcctccaaaaaaagtaaacgaataaaaaatttttttaagaaagcaaaaaaataataataataatggggtATTATTAAGCcatgagaagaaaggaaatcctgccttttgtgacaacatggatggaccttgagggcatcatgctaagtgaaataagtcagacagaaaaagacaaataccttatgaactcatatatgtggaatctaaactataacaacaaaaaccaagttcatagatacagaaaacagagtagTAATTGCTACTGTGCTAGTCGCCAGAGTTCTAAAGGGGGAGCAACAAGAGTGAAGGAGGTCAAAATGTAAAAACTTCTAGttactaaataaataagtcatggggatgtcatgtacagcatagtgaccaTATTTAATAATACTCATATATTTGATAGTTGTTAAAGAATATATCTTAAAAGttcccacaaaagaaaaaaaatgtcactATGTATAGTGACAGACGTTAagtagacttactgtggtgatcattttacaatatatacaaatactgagCCATTATTTTGCGCAGCTAAAACTAagagtgttatatgtcaataattcttcaattaaaaaaaagatcaaactgAATACTCTTGCAAGGAACTATGCCAATATAAGATAATCTGATATATAACTTTTGGTTTTACTGAATTAATAAACTGGAatctcatgttaaaaaaaatcaaatcatgaTTTTTCAAATTCCTCAGAAATACTAGACAAACAGATATTCCTGCGAGGTGGTCTGGATAAAGTTTAACATTGAGAACTATAAATACAATGCATTTCATGTTGCTGACTAAATTATCTTACTATATATTTGAAATGAGCATAACTACATCACAGGGTTTATTTGCTACGAGAATACACTACTCTGTCTTTAAGCATCAACAGAGCTTTCCTCACTTCCTTGTTCCTCAGGGTGTACACCACAGGGTTCAGGAAGCGGGGTCAGGACAGTGTAGAAAACTGCCACAATCCCATCCACAGCATCCTTGGAACCTGGCCTCAGGTAAATGAaaacacaaggaacaaagaaacaaaggaccACAATGCAGTGGGAGGCACAGGTCTGAAAGGCTCTGTGTCTCCCCTCCGAGGTGCGGATCTTCAGGATGGAGCAGACGATGGACACGTAGGACAGCGCTATCAGGAGAAAGCAGCCTGAGGCCACTACTCCGATGTTGACAAAGATCACCATCTCGTTGGTGGAGGTGTCTGCACAGGCTAGTTTGAGGATGGGCGGTGCATCGCAGAAGTAATGCTGGATCTGGCTGGGTCCACAGTAGGGCAAGCAGAATGTCAGTGTGGTCTGGACAGCAGAGTGCAGAGAGCCGCTGAGCCACGTGGCTGTGGCCAGGAGGGCGCACGCTCGCCCACTCATCATGCTGGCATACCTGAGCGGGTAACTGATGGCCAGGTAGCGGTCACAGGACATGACTGTGTAGAGGAAACATTCAGTGCTCCCCAGGAAGTGGAAGGAGTAGAGCTGGGCCACGCAGCTGTGCAAGGAGATAGCCCTGCCTCCCGGGGACACCAAGGTCATCAGCATTTTCGGCACAGTGACCGTGGAGAACCACATGTCAATGAAGGACAGGTTGGTCAGGAAgtagtacatgggggtgtggaggtgggAATCCACCGTGATTACCAACAGGATGAGGAGGTTCCCCACCACAGTGAGGATGTAAATCACCAGGAAGATTCCAAAGAGGAGCGAGTCCAGCTCTGCTGCATGGGGAAGGCCGGTGAGGATAAACGTTGTCACTAGACTCACGTTTGTCATTTCTCCATGCCTTTGTTCCCTCTCTCTATGGGAATATCAAGAGCACTCAGCATTTAATTGAGAACTGAGAACCCACTGTCCATGTGACAACTGCATCATACATGGCAGATAATCTAGAGTTATACTCAACTTTGCTTATTACAAACCTTCTTTGACAAAAGTGATAGAATTAtttcatcttctctctctctctctctcacacacacacagaggcacacacaGATACATGCAAAAGAAGTTAAGAGAAATCCATTGTTAATTTCTATTGATGTATCATAAATACTACTAACTTAGTAgcataaaacaaagcaaatttaCTATCTTAACGTCTTCTGTGGGTCAGGTCAGCTGGACCCTCTGCTCCAGGTCTCACAAAGCTGAAATTAAGTTGTCACCTTGGCCTCTAATCTCATCTGAGGCTCAGGAGCACCTAACTTAGAAAAGTGCCTAGCACTTgataagtactcagtaaataatAGCGAATCATAGAAAACTGTtgccttgttttaaaaaaaaaaatgtgtgtgtgagacaTAATTACCTTAATCACTTATATGGATATTAGAactcaaaaaaatggaaaaactatATCTCTAAAATTTCTACTATACCAGTGGGATACTATTACCAGGATAAATCACATATAAATTAGATGAAGGATGAAGTATGAAAATATTTAGCAAGTGAACTGCAAGGTAGCCTGAGTATCAATCAGAGGTATCAACATTTGACTTGCTTGCTTGTCCATGCTATAGCAACTTAGCTCCTACTTGTAGGTTCCTGTTACTAATTGTGTATATACAgatatgtatgttttatatatatatatatagagagagagagagagagagagagagggagagaaattagagacagagaaacagagagacagagagagagacagagacttgATAACCACATTTAGAAGGAAGTCTAACAATCCCCAAGTATCTTATTTCTGAGGAAGTTTGATAAGGAAAAGCAAGGAGAAGACAAATCTACCTTTCAGTATGTGATTCCTTTCAATATAAAACTCATCTGTGTTTCCCCCTGCACCTTGCCTAAATATTTAACTTTCTACATGCTATGCTGAGGCACCTGTTTGCAAGTTACTACTATAAGAACAGATATACCTGTGATTGGTGAGAAAGAGTGATTCATTTTTGTTCAAGGACCCAACCAGTTgaaggacagagaaaggaaacTAACATAGCTAGACAGGCAGGAACTTAATTTGATTTAGTTTCTCAGGGAATAGGAATACTCTTGGGGCTTCAGGTTCCCTGGATAAGCAAAAACAATGACAGAAAGGGGCTAATGAAAGGTTTTTAATAATCATGCATTTATTTCCCTATGCATTCATTATTTGAACACTCCTGAGAAGAGGTCATGTCTTTCTGGAGCTAGCAGTTACacctaaaagaaaagaaggacTCAGGACCCTCAGGACCTCTCATCACTGATGAAGATAAACTCACAACTGTTTATTCTCAACTTAAAATTGCCCAGAATCCATAAATGGTCACCCCCTGTTTGTACCTCCATCTAACATCTCACTCTCTCCTCCATCATCTTTTAAGGTGATTTAAAACAGCTGTATTTCCAAATTTTTTACCATTGAATTTAGAAATAACTGTGGTAgtctttattacatttatttaggtaaagatattttaaagaaacaaacttgtggttgccaagggggcagggggtgggaagggacagactgggatttcaaaatgtagaatagataaacaagattatactgtatagcacagggaaatatatacaagatcttgtggtagct is part of the Vicugna pacos chromosome 33, VicPac4, whole genome shotgun sequence genome and harbors:
- the LOC102540741 gene encoding olfactory receptor 10G9-like translates to MTNVSLVTTFILTGLPHAAELDSLLFGIFLVIYILTVVGNLLILLVITVDSHLHTPMYYFLTNLSFIDMWFSTVTVPKMLMTLVSPGGRAISLHSCVAQLYSFHFLGSTECFLYTVMSCDRYLAISYPLRYASMMSGRACALLATATWLSGSLHSAVQTTLTFCLPYCGPSQIQHYFCDAPPILKLACADTSTNEMVIFVNIGVVASGCFLLIALSYVSIVCSILKIRTSEGRHRAFQTCASHCIVVLCFFVPCVFIYLRPGSKDAVDGIVAVFYTVLTPLPEPCGVHPEEQGSEESSVDA